A genomic region of Zalophus californianus isolate mZalCal1 chromosome 11, mZalCal1.pri.v2, whole genome shotgun sequence contains the following coding sequences:
- the PSMD13 gene encoding 26S proteasome non-ATPase regulatory subunit 13 isoform X1, whose translation MKDVPGFLQQSQSSGPGQAAVWHRLEELYTKKLWHQLTLQVLDFVQDPCFAQGDGLIKLYENFISEFEHRVNPLSLVEIILHVVRQMTDPNVALTFLEKTREKVKSSDEAVILCKTAIGALKLNIGDLQVTKETIEDVEEMLNNLPGVTSVHSRFYDLSSKYYQTVGNHAAYYKDALRFLGCVDIKDLPVSEQQERAFTLGLAGLLGEGVFNFGELLMHPVLESLRSTDRQWLIDTLYAFNSGNVERFQTLKTAWGQQPDLAANEAQLLRKIQLLCLMEMTFTRPANHRQLTFEEIAKSAKITVNEVELLVMKALSVGLVKGSIDEVDKRVHMTWVQPRVLDLQQCCPKESAGDVRLGFPSVLTPVWSWFALDQGNEGPPGVLVHRCEGHGDAGGAPGPRYPHLEPPASPVCGS comes from the exons ATGAAGGACGTTCCTGGCTTCTTACAGCAGAGCCAGAGCTCCGGGCCCGGCCAGGCCGCCGTGTGGCACCGTCTGGAGGAGCTCTACACGAAGAA GTTGTGGCATCAACTGACACTCCAGGTGCTTGATTTTGTGCAGGACCCATGCTTTGCCCAAGGAGATGGCCTCATTAAG CTTTATGAAAACTTCATCAGTGAATTTGAACACAG GGTGAATCCTTTGTCCCTGGTAGAAATCATTCTTCATGTAGTTAGACAGATGACTG ATCCTAATGTGGCTCTTACTTTTCTGGAAAAGACTCGTGAAAAG GTGAAAAGCAGCGATGAGGCAGTGATCCTGTGTAAAACTGCGATTGGAGCTCTAAAATTAAACATCGGGGACCTACAGGTCACAAAG GAAACAATTGAAGATgttgaagagatgctcaacaacCTCCCTGGTGTGACATCAGTTCACAGTCGTTTCTACGACCTCTCCAGTAAATATTATCAAACAGTCGGAAACCACGCGGCCTACTACAAAGATGCCCTGCGGTTTCTGGGCTGTGTCGACATCAAGGATCTACCAG TGTCTGAGCAGCAGGAGAGAGCGTTCACGCTGGGACTAGCAGGACTTCTTGGCGAGGGAGTTTTTAACTTTGGAGAACTC CTCATGCACCCCGTGCTGGAATCACTGAGGAGCACCGACCGGCAGTGGCTGATTGACACCCTTTATGCGTTTAACAGTGGCAACGTAGAGAGATTCCAGACACTGAAAACCGCCTGGGGCCAGCAG CCTGATTTAGCAGCCAACGAAGCCCAGCTTCTGAGGAAAATTCAGTTGTTGTGCCTCATGGAG atgactTTCACACGACCTGCCAATCACAGACAACTCACTTTTGAAGAAATTGCCAAAAGTGCTAAAATCACTGTGAACGAG GTGGAGTTGCTAGTGATGAAGGCACTCTCGGTGGGTCTGGTGAAAGGCAGCATTGACGAGGTGGATAAGCGGGTACACATGACCTGGGTGCAGCCCCGAGTGTTGGATCTGCAGCAG TGCTGCCCTAAAGAATCAGCTGGAGATGTACGCCTGGGATTCCCAAGTGTCCTAACACCCGTGTGGTCCTGGTTTGCCTTAGATCAAGGGAATGAAGGACCGCCTGGAGTTCTGGTGCACCGATGTGAGGGGCATGGAGATGCTGGTGGAGCACCAGGCCCACGATATCCTCACCTAGAGCCCCCTGCCTCACCCGTGTGTGGCAGCTGA
- the PSMD13 gene encoding 26S proteasome non-ATPase regulatory subunit 13 isoform X2: MKDVPGFLQQSQSSGPGQAAVWHRLEELYTKKLWHQLTLQVLDFVQDPCFAQGDGLIKLYENFISEFEHRVNPLSLVEIILHVVRQMTDPNVALTFLEKTREKVKSSDEAVILCKTAIGALKLNIGDLQVTKETIEDVEEMLNNLPGVTSVHSRFYDLSSKYYQTVGNHAAYYKDALRFLGCVDIKDLPVSEQQERAFTLGLAGLLGEGVFNFGELLMHPVLESLRSTDRQWLIDTLYAFNSGNVERFQTLKTAWGQQPDLAANEAQLLRKIQLLCLMEMTFTRPANHRQLTFEEIAKSAKITVNEVELLVMKALSVGLVKGSIDEVDKRVHMTWVQPRVLDLQQIKGMKDRLEFWCTDVRGMEMLVEHQAHDILT; encoded by the exons ATGAAGGACGTTCCTGGCTTCTTACAGCAGAGCCAGAGCTCCGGGCCCGGCCAGGCCGCCGTGTGGCACCGTCTGGAGGAGCTCTACACGAAGAA GTTGTGGCATCAACTGACACTCCAGGTGCTTGATTTTGTGCAGGACCCATGCTTTGCCCAAGGAGATGGCCTCATTAAG CTTTATGAAAACTTCATCAGTGAATTTGAACACAG GGTGAATCCTTTGTCCCTGGTAGAAATCATTCTTCATGTAGTTAGACAGATGACTG ATCCTAATGTGGCTCTTACTTTTCTGGAAAAGACTCGTGAAAAG GTGAAAAGCAGCGATGAGGCAGTGATCCTGTGTAAAACTGCGATTGGAGCTCTAAAATTAAACATCGGGGACCTACAGGTCACAAAG GAAACAATTGAAGATgttgaagagatgctcaacaacCTCCCTGGTGTGACATCAGTTCACAGTCGTTTCTACGACCTCTCCAGTAAATATTATCAAACAGTCGGAAACCACGCGGCCTACTACAAAGATGCCCTGCGGTTTCTGGGCTGTGTCGACATCAAGGATCTACCAG TGTCTGAGCAGCAGGAGAGAGCGTTCACGCTGGGACTAGCAGGACTTCTTGGCGAGGGAGTTTTTAACTTTGGAGAACTC CTCATGCACCCCGTGCTGGAATCACTGAGGAGCACCGACCGGCAGTGGCTGATTGACACCCTTTATGCGTTTAACAGTGGCAACGTAGAGAGATTCCAGACACTGAAAACCGCCTGGGGCCAGCAG CCTGATTTAGCAGCCAACGAAGCCCAGCTTCTGAGGAAAATTCAGTTGTTGTGCCTCATGGAG atgactTTCACACGACCTGCCAATCACAGACAACTCACTTTTGAAGAAATTGCCAAAAGTGCTAAAATCACTGTGAACGAG GTGGAGTTGCTAGTGATGAAGGCACTCTCGGTGGGTCTGGTGAAAGGCAGCATTGACGAGGTGGATAAGCGGGTACACATGACCTGGGTGCAGCCCCGAGTGTTGGATCTGCAGCAG ATCAAGGGAATGAAGGACCGCCTGGAGTTCTGGTGCACCGATGTGAGGGGCATGGAGATGCTGGTGGAGCACCAGGCCCACGATATCCTCACCTAG